The Cellulomonas sp. S1-8 genome has a window encoding:
- a CDS encoding DegT/DnrJ/EryC1/StrS family aminotransferase produces the protein MSDVVALGQPTVGEEELQAVAEVFASGWLSGAGPSCRAFEEEFTHVAGTQHALATSNCGSALHLGLEVLGVRPGDEVVVGDYTFPATGHSVLWSGGVPVFADVRPDIWSADPAAVEAAITPRTVGILAVDVFGQPADYDELRAIADRHGLWLMEDAACSAGATYRGRPAGSLADVATFSFHGRKGITAGEGGAFTTDRADLAAHARKLHTYGIEPALSREGSADLPVPSFDEAGYNYRLSDISAAIMRVQLRRLPALLAARRRAAAGYAELLGDLPLVTLPVALPDREHPWQSYVLTLDASLDRGAVAVALRARGVQCNFGTYASHLQPVYGGGQQLPVSADLFQRHLAVPMHANLTDDQVERVAATVRDVVTDPAHRR, from the coding sequence ATGTCTGACGTCGTCGCACTGGGCCAACCCACCGTCGGGGAAGAAGAGCTGCAGGCCGTCGCGGAGGTGTTCGCCTCGGGCTGGCTCTCCGGAGCAGGACCCTCGTGCCGGGCGTTCGAGGAGGAGTTCACCCACGTCGCCGGGACGCAGCACGCTCTGGCGACCTCCAACTGCGGCTCCGCGCTGCACCTCGGGCTCGAGGTGCTGGGGGTCCGGCCGGGCGACGAGGTCGTCGTCGGCGACTACACGTTCCCCGCCACGGGTCACTCCGTGCTCTGGTCCGGGGGCGTGCCGGTGTTCGCGGACGTCCGCCCCGACATCTGGAGCGCCGACCCGGCCGCCGTCGAGGCCGCGATCACCCCGCGCACCGTCGGGATCCTGGCCGTCGACGTGTTCGGTCAGCCCGCGGACTACGACGAGCTGCGCGCCATCGCCGACCGGCACGGGCTGTGGCTGATGGAGGACGCCGCGTGCTCGGCGGGCGCGACGTACCGGGGGCGTCCCGCCGGCTCGCTCGCGGACGTCGCGACGTTCTCGTTCCACGGCCGCAAGGGGATCACCGCGGGGGAGGGCGGCGCGTTCACCACCGACCGTGCCGACCTGGCGGCGCACGCCCGCAAGCTGCACACCTACGGGATCGAGCCCGCGCTGAGCCGCGAGGGGTCGGCGGACCTCCCGGTGCCGTCGTTCGACGAGGCCGGCTACAACTACCGGCTCTCCGACATCTCGGCCGCGATCATGCGCGTCCAGCTCCGCCGGCTGCCCGCGCTGCTGGCCGCGCGGCGCCGCGCCGCCGCCGGGTACGCCGAGCTGCTGGGCGACCTCCCGCTCGTCACGCTGCCGGTCGCGCTGCCCGACCGTGAGCACCCCTGGCAGTCCTACGTGCTGACGCTCGACGCCTCGCTCGACCGGGGCGCGGTCGCGGTCGCGCTGCGCGCCCGCGGCGTGCAGTGCAACTTCGGGACGTACGCGTCCCACCTGCAGCCGGTGTACGGCGGGGGCCAGCAGCTGCCCGTCTCGGCCGACCTCTTCCAGCGGCACCTCGCCGTCCCCATGCACGCCAACCTGACCGACGACCAGGTCGAGCGCGTCGCCGCCACCGTGCGCGACGTCGTCACCGACCCCGCACACCGCCGCTGA
- the lhgO gene encoding L-2-hydroxyglutarate oxidase, translating to MARVVVVGTGIVGLAVAARLAERGDEVVVLEKEDRLATHQTGRNSGVIHSGIYYAPGSLKARLGRAGAASMRRFALDHGVAVQQTGKLIVATAEAEVPRLRALQARAAANEVEASLLDAAGAREHEPHVAAVAALHVPITGIVDYPGVCDALAGIVTGRSGTVRTGVRVLRARTTPGRVVVETTTGEVSADAFVNCAGLHSDRLAAASGLRPQARIVPFRGEYFELAEHRTHLVRGLIYPVPDPRFPFLGVHLTRMIGGGVHAGPNAVLALAREGYRWRDVSPTDVADAIGYPGLWRLGARNVVPGAGELLRSLSRRRFAASLARLVPGIEAADLEPAPAGVRAQALRPDGGLVDDFLVQTAPRQVHVLNAPSPAATAALEIAAHLERELDAALG from the coding sequence GTGGCACGCGTCGTCGTCGTCGGAACGGGGATCGTCGGCCTCGCGGTGGCGGCCCGCCTCGCCGAGCGGGGCGACGAGGTCGTCGTGCTCGAGAAGGAGGACCGCCTCGCGACCCACCAGACGGGTCGCAACTCCGGCGTGATCCACTCGGGCATCTACTACGCCCCCGGCAGCCTCAAGGCGCGCCTCGGCCGGGCCGGTGCGGCCTCGATGCGGCGGTTCGCGCTGGACCACGGGGTCGCCGTCCAGCAGACCGGCAAGCTCATCGTCGCGACGGCCGAGGCCGAGGTCCCGCGCCTGCGCGCGCTGCAGGCGCGTGCGGCGGCCAACGAGGTCGAGGCCTCGCTGCTCGACGCGGCGGGCGCCCGCGAGCACGAGCCCCACGTCGCCGCGGTCGCCGCCCTGCACGTCCCGATCACCGGGATCGTCGACTACCCGGGGGTGTGCGACGCGCTCGCCGGCATCGTCACGGGTCGGTCCGGCACCGTCAGGACCGGTGTCCGCGTGCTGCGCGCGCGCACGACGCCGGGTCGCGTGGTGGTCGAGACGACCACCGGCGAGGTGTCCGCCGACGCGTTCGTGAACTGCGCGGGCCTGCACAGCGACCGCCTCGCCGCCGCGTCGGGGCTGCGCCCGCAGGCGAGGATCGTGCCGTTCCGTGGCGAGTACTTCGAGCTGGCGGAGCACCGGACGCACCTCGTCCGTGGCCTGATCTACCCCGTGCCGGATCCCCGCTTCCCCTTCCTCGGCGTGCACCTGACGCGGATGATCGGCGGCGGCGTCCACGCGGGACCGAACGCCGTGCTCGCCCTCGCGCGCGAGGGCTACCGCTGGCGGGACGTCTCGCCCACGGACGTCGCCGACGCGATCGGCTACCCGGGGCTGTGGCGCCTCGGTGCGCGCAACGTGGTCCCGGGCGCGGGCGAGCTGCTGCGCTCGCTGTCCCGGCGCCGGTTCGCCGCGAGCCTGGCGCGGCTCGTGCCGGGCATCGAGGCCGCCGACCTCGAGCCCGCCCCGGCCGGCGTGCGCGCCCAGGCCCTGCGCCCGGACGGCGGCCTGGTCGACGACTTCCTCGTCCAGACGGCCCCGCGCCAGGTCCACGTCCTGAACGCACCCTCGCCCGCGGCGACGGCGGCCCTCGAGATCGCGGCGCACCTCGAGCGCGAGCTCGACGCGGCACTCGGCTGA
- a CDS encoding glycosyltransferase family 4 protein has translation MRIVVVNNFYPPRVGGSSHLSDALARAYAARGHDVLVVTAAYGDAPPVEHRDGLTIVRLPAVALPESRFAVSFDISFATRPSLFRRLWRLLDRFAPDVVHQHGQFFDLTWATGAWARHRGVRTLLSVHTRLENPQAHYHGVFRGLDALMVYPTMRVHRPHLVVMDALMDEYVKARYRGATAGLEYIPVGVDADWTVGGDRASGRERLGLDDATPLVLSLGHVIPLRDRVALVEALPAVLEKVPDVRLAVVGRVYYDAFERRADELGVREHVMTVGAVPKSAVPDLLAAADVESHEQGIGLGTATLEAMAAGVPVVAPGRADNFPTVPLGDREHLYVTTPGDVDALAAALVEALTDPEHARRVGAAAQQVVRESFELAHVVDQHLEVLERLAARRR, from the coding sequence GTGAGGATCGTCGTCGTCAACAACTTCTACCCCCCGCGGGTGGGGGGCAGCTCGCACCTGTCGGACGCCCTCGCCCGCGCGTACGCCGCACGCGGCCACGACGTGCTCGTGGTCACCGCGGCGTACGGCGACGCACCGCCCGTCGAGCACCGCGACGGCCTCACGATCGTGCGGCTGCCGGCCGTCGCCCTGCCCGAGTCACGGTTCGCGGTGAGCTTCGACATCTCGTTCGCGACGCGCCCGAGCCTGTTCCGCCGGCTGTGGCGCCTGCTCGACAGGTTCGCGCCCGACGTGGTGCACCAGCACGGGCAGTTCTTCGACCTGACGTGGGCGACCGGGGCCTGGGCGCGGCACCGCGGGGTGCGGACGCTGCTCAGCGTGCACACCCGGCTGGAGAACCCGCAGGCGCACTACCACGGGGTGTTCCGCGGCCTGGACGCGCTCATGGTCTACCCCACGATGCGCGTCCACCGTCCCCACCTGGTCGTGATGGACGCCCTGATGGACGAGTACGTCAAGGCGCGCTACCGGGGGGCGACCGCCGGGCTCGAGTACATCCCGGTGGGCGTCGACGCCGACTGGACGGTCGGGGGTGACCGCGCGAGCGGCAGGGAGCGGCTGGGGCTCGACGACGCGACCCCGCTGGTGCTCTCGCTCGGCCACGTCATCCCGCTGCGGGACCGGGTCGCGCTCGTCGAGGCGCTGCCCGCGGTGCTCGAGAAGGTCCCCGACGTGCGGCTCGCGGTGGTGGGGCGCGTCTACTACGACGCCTTCGAGCGCCGGGCCGACGAGCTCGGTGTGCGCGAGCACGTGATGACCGTCGGGGCGGTGCCCAAGAGCGCGGTCCCCGACCTGCTCGCGGCGGCCGACGTCGAGTCCCACGAGCAGGGCATCGGCCTCGGCACGGCGACCCTGGAGGCGATGGCCGCCGGCGTCCCGGTCGTCGCGCCCGGGCGTGCCGACAACTTCCCGACCGTCCCGCTCGGCGACCGTGAGCACCTGTACGTCACGACGCCCGGGGACGTCGACGCGCTGGCCGCCGCCCTCGTCGAGGCGCTGACGGACCCGGAGCACGCGCGCCGGGTCGGGGCCGCGGCGCAGCAGGTGGTGCGCGAGAGCTTCGAGCTCGCGCACGTGGTCGACCAGCACCTCGAGGTGCTCGAGCGGCTCGCGGCGCGTCGACGCTGA
- a CDS encoding NAD-dependent epimerase/dehydratase family protein, translating to MADKTVFFTGGAGFIGLHVVPMLLEQGYKVRIFDNMFRGDRDAVARLAATGDVELIDQDVRYGGAVHQAMKGCSHVIHFAAVSINKSQSDPYESMDINMIGNHNVFAAAADHGVERLVFASSASVYGDPERLPMHEDDRLAPLTPYCISKRAGEDLLGFYQRRAGLSWIALRYFNVYGPGQKTTAYYTSVINHFVNRLRQGEPPVIDGKGEQSMDFIHVHDIARAAVLALTSEQANVPVNIGTGIDTSIADLARILIDAVGADVEPIFNPRDVLVSRRAADVQRAKDVLGFESSITVRDGMTDLIRNGG from the coding sequence ATGGCTGACAAGACCGTCTTCTTCACCGGCGGCGCCGGGTTCATCGGGCTGCACGTCGTGCCCATGCTCCTGGAGCAGGGGTACAAGGTCCGCATCTTCGACAACATGTTCCGGGGCGACCGGGATGCCGTGGCGCGCCTGGCGGCCACAGGTGACGTCGAGCTGATCGACCAGGACGTGCGGTACGGGGGCGCCGTCCACCAGGCGATGAAGGGCTGCAGCCACGTCATCCACTTCGCGGCGGTGTCGATCAACAAGAGCCAGTCCGACCCGTACGAGTCCATGGACATCAACATGATCGGCAACCACAACGTGTTCGCGGCCGCCGCCGACCACGGCGTGGAGCGGCTCGTCTTCGCGTCGAGCGCGTCGGTGTACGGGGACCCCGAGCGGCTGCCGATGCACGAGGACGACCGGCTCGCGCCGCTCACGCCCTACTGCATCTCCAAGCGCGCGGGCGAGGACCTGCTCGGGTTCTACCAGCGTCGCGCCGGCCTGTCGTGGATCGCGCTGCGGTACTTCAACGTCTACGGTCCCGGCCAGAAGACGACCGCGTACTACACGTCGGTCATCAACCACTTCGTCAACCGGCTGCGCCAGGGCGAGCCCCCCGTCATCGACGGCAAGGGTGAGCAGTCGATGGACTTCATCCACGTGCACGACATCGCGCGCGCCGCGGTCCTCGCCCTGACGTCGGAGCAGGCCAACGTGCCCGTCAACATCGGCACCGGCATCGACACGTCCATCGCGGACCTGGCGCGCATCCTCATCGACGCCGTGGGCGCGGACGTCGAGCCGATCTTCAACCCGCGCGACGTGCTCGTGTCGCGTCGTGCGGCCGACGTGCAGCGCGCGAAGGACGTCCTCGGCTTCGAGTCGTCCATCACGGTGCGCGACGGCATGACCGACCTCATCCGGAACGGCGGCTGA
- a CDS encoding Gfo/Idh/MocA family protein, which produces MTMAAPLAVLLVGAGSMGSLHARVTSQNEGTRLVTVVDPRAEIGAALAERLGASWRPELGSLDGIDAVIVAAATEAHGPLARQVLEAGVPLLVEKPVTPTLDETRAVLDLSRERGVPMMCGLLERYNPAVVTARSIVQAPVHVTATRHSPYAPRIRTGVAWDLLVHDVDLAMQFLPGDVDQVEAVVGQFHPSSLPGAEDVVQASLKFSQGGVASVSASRVGQKKVRELVIHELDRMVEIDLLRRGVTVYHHVAAEASDEGRGYRQQTVIEIPEMTTSREPLAAQLDRFVALVRGEVDADAERDSILPSHSVVARVKEAAAAVPA; this is translated from the coding sequence ATGACCATGGCCGCGCCGCTCGCCGTCCTGCTCGTCGGTGCCGGGTCGATGGGCTCGCTGCACGCACGCGTCACGTCGCAGAACGAGGGCACGCGCCTCGTGACCGTCGTCGACCCGCGCGCCGAGATCGGCGCAGCCCTGGCGGAGCGCCTCGGCGCGTCGTGGCGCCCGGAGCTCGGCTCGCTCGACGGGATCGACGCCGTGATCGTCGCGGCGGCGACCGAGGCGCACGGCCCCCTGGCCCGGCAGGTGCTCGAGGCCGGTGTGCCGCTCCTCGTCGAGAAGCCGGTGACCCCGACGCTGGACGAGACGCGCGCGGTCCTCGACCTCTCGCGAGAGCGCGGCGTGCCGATGATGTGCGGGCTGCTCGAGCGGTACAACCCCGCCGTCGTCACCGCGCGGTCGATCGTCCAGGCCCCGGTGCACGTCACCGCGACGCGCCACTCCCCCTACGCCCCGCGCATCCGCACCGGCGTGGCGTGGGACCTCCTGGTCCACGACGTCGACCTCGCCATGCAGTTCCTGCCCGGGGACGTCGACCAGGTCGAGGCGGTCGTCGGGCAGTTCCACCCGTCGTCGCTCCCGGGCGCGGAGGACGTCGTGCAGGCGTCGTTGAAGTTCTCCCAGGGCGGTGTCGCGTCGGTGTCGGCGAGCCGCGTCGGGCAGAAGAAGGTCCGCGAGCTCGTGATCCACGAGCTCGACCGCATGGTCGAGATCGACCTGCTGCGGCGCGGCGTGACGGTGTACCACCACGTCGCCGCCGAGGCGTCCGACGAGGGCCGCGGGTACCGCCAGCAGACGGTCATCGAGATCCCCGAGATGACGACGTCGCGGGAGCCGCTCGCGGCCCAGCTCGACCGGTTCGTCGCCCTCGTGCGCGGCGAGGTCGACGCGGACGCCGAGCGCGACTCGATCCTGCCGTCGCACTCGGTCGTCGCGCGGGTCAAGGAGGCGGCGGCCGCCGTCCCGGCGTGA
- a CDS encoding acyltransferase, with protein sequence MTGRTPGALPPNPYHEHAWIVGEPTIGEGTWIGAFTVIDGSGGLTIGAGCDIAAGVQVYTHSSARRCVSGRAWPTVERAPVTIGDRVFLGANAVVNMGVTIGDEAVVAAGAVVTRDVPARTVVAGVPARVVARVELGAPGTRPEFVPEGGA encoded by the coding sequence ATGACGGGCCGCACCCCCGGCGCCCTGCCGCCCAACCCGTACCACGAGCACGCCTGGATCGTCGGCGAGCCGACGATCGGCGAGGGCACCTGGATCGGCGCGTTCACCGTCATCGACGGCTCGGGCGGGCTGACGATCGGCGCCGGCTGCGACATCGCCGCAGGCGTGCAGGTGTACACGCACTCGAGCGCCCGCCGCTGCGTGTCCGGCAGGGCGTGGCCGACGGTCGAGCGCGCCCCCGTCACGATCGGCGACCGGGTCTTCCTCGGTGCCAACGCGGTGGTGAACATGGGCGTCACCATCGGGGACGAGGCGGTCGTGGCCGCCGGTGCGGTCGTCACGCGCGACGTCCCCGCGCGCACGGTCGTCGCGGGCGTGCCGGCGCGGGTCGTCGCCCGCGTCGAGCTCGGTGCACCGGGCACGCGGCCCGAGTTCGTCCCGGAGGGCGGCGCGTGA